In Colletotrichum lupini chromosome 6, complete sequence, a single window of DNA contains:
- a CDS encoding aryl-alcohol dehydrogenase AAD14 encodes MSGLQTLFAPAPEPKTELGRYRVLSTTAGVRVSPLCLGAMSIGSAWSSFMGSMEKEDSFKLLDAFVDAGGNFIDTANNYQNEESEEILGEWMTDRKNRDTMFIATKFTTQYRKQALGPGKCVNYSGNHKKSLHLSVRDSLRKLQTDYIDLLYIHWWDWTTSVEELMDSLHILVEQGKVLYLGVSDTPAWVVSAANTYAKAHGKTQFSVYQGRWNVLIRDMERDIIPMARHFGMALCPWDVLGGGKLQSKKQLEERKKAGEGLRAMFGGDQSEDQRKASEVLEEVAKEHGIESIQQIALAYVMQKARYVFPIVGGRKVEHLQDNIKALSIHLTGEQIKKIESFKEFDIGFPMNFILEDPREGGATAPLVAASAPMAWQSQGKPIGHE; translated from the coding sequence ATGTCCGGCCTTCAAACCCTCTTCGCGCCGGCTCCCGAGCCCAAAACTGAGCTCGGTCGATACCGCGTTCTGTCCACCACCGCAGGTGTCAGGGTTTCCCCCCTCTGCCTGGGTGCAATGTCCATCGGCTCTGCGTGGTCGTCGTTCATGGGTTCCATGGAAAAGGAGGACTCTTTCAAGCTTCTCGACGCATTTGTCGATGCCGGCGGCAACTTCATCGACACCGCCAACAACTACCAGAACGAGGAGTCCGAGGAGATTCTGGGAGAATGGATGACCGACAGGAAGAACCGGGACACCATGTTCATTGCAACCAAGTTCACGACGCAGTACCGCAAACAGGCGCTCGGGCCCGGAAAATGTGTCAATTATTCTGGCAACCACAAGAAATCGCTGCACCTCTCGGTCCGGGATTCCCTCAGAAAGCTGCAGACGGACTACATTGACCTGCTCTACATCCACTGGTGGGATTGGACGACCTCTGTCGAGGAGCTGATGGACTCGCTCCACATTCTGGTCGAGCAGGGTAAGGTCCTGTATCTCGGCGTTTCTGATACACCCGCTTGGGTCGTTTCCGCTGCGAACACCTACGCCAAGGCGCATGGGAAGACCCAGTTCTCCGTCTACCAGGGTCGCTGGAACGTTCTTATCCGTGACATGGAGCGGGACATCATCCCCATGGCTCGCCACTTTGGCATGGCCCTCTGCCCCTGGGACGTCCTCGGCGGCGGTAAGCTGCAGTCTAAGAAGCAGCTCGAGGAGCGCAAGAAGGCTGGCGAGGGCCTGCGTGCCATGTTTGGAGGGGATCAATCCGAGGATCAACGCAAGGCCAGCGAGGTTCTTGAGGAAGTTGCCAAGGAGCATGGCATTGAGAGCATTCAACAGATTGCCTTGGCGTACGTTATGCAAAAGGCGCGCTACGTTTTCCCGATCGTTGGTGGTCGCAAGGTGGAACACTTGCAAGATAATATCAAGGCCTTGAGCATTCATCTCACTGGGGAGCAGATCAAGAAGATTGAGAGCTTCAAGGAGTTTGATATCGGGTTCCCAATGAACTTCATCCTTGAGGATCCTAGAGAGGGCGGGGCAACGGCGCCTTTGGTAGCTGCTTCTGCTCCGATGGCGTGGCAGTCTCAGGGTAAGCCGATTGGGCACGAGTAG
- a CDS encoding ABC-2 type transporter, with the protein MPAPAILDPGPHANEPHASTFDGIGSVPILLDAEEAEEEVHDLARRLTSASHGGGHNLFPEPSDATLDPKSDKFDARRWAAAFYRLQTNALLGNAPNTVGLAFKDLQVYGLGTTTDYQKTVGNFFLEAAALISWLSSSGKKQRIDILHDLEGVIQSGEMLAVLGPPGSGCTTLLKTIAGETHGFYIADGATINYQGISPKEMKTSFKGEAIYTAEFDHHFPYLTVGETLYFAARARCPQNMELPHGISEQQYAEHLRDVVMALLGISHTKETRVGDDFVRGVSGGERKRVSIAEAVLSYSPLQCWDNSTRGLDSANAIEFCRTLRMQADVFGCSSSVAIYQAPQEAYELFDKVIVLYEGRQIFFGKSTDAKAYFENLGFLCPEQKTTADFLTSMTSSSERIVQPEWKGRTPPRSPEEFAQAWKDSQHRRNLLEEIDSFEQQYPFGGDTHKKFSATRRAHQSKAQRSSSPYTLSYVQQISLNLWRSFKLLISEPWMPITMLTTNFFESLIISSIFYNLAPNSSSLYKRNLLIFYTILINAMGSIMEILTLYGKRKIIEKHARYALYHPSAEAFAAMLVDLPYKMINALFINVPIYFMTNLRRESAGPFFFFLLFSFTITVSMSMIFRFLGSVTKTTSQALAPSAIILLALMLFSGFAMPQSYLSDWIGWIRWINPVFYAQEGLALNEFVGRNFTCSQFVPTGPGYATATLDERVCDVGGAMPGSNSVNGEEHLRVVYGFLAGHRWRNFGILVAITIFFMSLYLVAVELVSSERSKGEVLLFKRRALKSAKKGHDDIETLGGKPSQPTIQVDDDSDNSDLAKQTSVFHWNDVCYDVQVKGEARRILDHCDGWVKPGTLTALMGVSGAGKTSLLDVLASRVTMGVVSGEMLVDGQLRDSSFQRKTGYVTQQDLHLHTATVREALSFSALLRQPKRYSREEKLAYVDTAIDLLGMQEYAEAVIGDLGEGLNVEQRKRLTIGVELAARPQLLLFLDEPTSGLDSQTSWSICDLMEKLTRNGQAILCTIHQPSASLFQRFDRLLLLARGGRTVYFGDIGKNSHILIDYLSRHGAPAYQPGSNPAEYMLEVIGAAPKAHTDIDWPAVWRQSNEYQAVQTELARLSSHADEKGATSTTADHDASTYAEFAAGFGVQIRQVTRRVFQQYWRSPSYIFSKSILTFGSALFIGLTLLGGNNTERGLRNQMFGVYIFLFIFSQMVQQIMPVFVSQRTMYEARERPAKSYSWMAFMGANVIVEMFWNSIMAIFSFLFWFYPMRLDRNAEWTDSVHSRGMTLFLICWVFFLFSSTFAHLMIAGLGSAEVAGGIMNLLFILMFALCGVLAGPNELPGFWIFMYRVNPFTYIVEGFLSVGLANAPVVCSASELLEFAAPANGTCGEYMAAYILEKGGYLVDAGTNACQYCGMADTNAFLSSMNMSFDNRWRDFGFIWVFCVFNVATAAALYWAVRVPKNDFKKYSILVPFRQMAVWGISLTIEGDLELPRRYWMYNNRSYAFHHLLAWF; encoded by the exons ATGCCGGCACCCGCGATCTTGGACCCCGGTCCTCATGCGAATGAACCCCATGCATCCACATTCGACGGCATCGGAAGCGTCCCGATCCTATTAGATGCCGAAGAAGCTGAAGAAGAAGTCCATGACTTGGCTAGGCGCCTAACCTCGGCGTCTCATGGAGGAGGCCATAACCTATTTCCTGAGCCATCCGACGCCACACTCGATCCAAAGAGCGACAAATTCGACGCTCGAAGATGGGCCGCAGCTTTCTATAGGCTCCAGACCAATGCTCTTCTCGGAAATGCACCCAATACGGTGGGTCTTGCTTTTAAGGATTTGCAAGTCTATGGCTTGGGAACGACTACGGACTATCAGAAGACTGTTGGCAACTTCTTTTTGGAGGCTGCCGCCTTAATTTCCTGGTTATCGTCCTCAGGAAAGAAGCAGCGCATCGACATTTTGCACGACTTGGAAGGCGTCATTCAAAGTGGAGAGATGCTTGCGGTGCTTGGTCCACCCGGCTCTGGCTGTACAACGTTGCTCAAGACTATCGCTGGCGAGACCCACGGTTTCTATATCGCTGATGGAGCAACCATTAACTATCAAGGCATCTCCCCGAAAGAGATGAAAACATCGTTCAAAGGAGAAGCAATCTACACTGCAGAATTCGACCATCACTTTCCCTACCTAACTGTCGGGGAAACCCTCTACTTTGCAGCTCGCGCACGGTGCCCCCAGAATATGGAACTTCCGCATGGAATCTCTGAGCAGCAGTACGCGGAGCACCTTCGTGACGTCGTCATGGCACTTTTGGGTATCTCACACACGAAGGAAACGCGGGTTGGAGACGACTTTGTCCGTG GGGTTAGCGGAGGCGAGCGGAAGAGGGTCAGTATCGCGGAGGCCGTCTTGAGCTATTCTCCTCTTCAATGCTGGGACAATAGCACGCGAGGTCTCGATTCTGCCAATGCAATCGAGTTCTGTCGAACCCTCCGCATGCAGGCAGACGTTTTCGGTTGCAGCTCCTCTGTGGCCATTTACCAAGCACCCCAGGAAGCCTATGAA CTTTTTGACAAAGTCATCGTCCTTTACGAAGGCCGCCAGATCTTCTTCGGGAAATCCACCGATGCGAAAGCCTATTTCGAAAATCTTGGTTTCCTGTGTCCGGAGCAGAAGACCACTGCCGACTTCCTGACTTCAATGACAAGCTCTTCCGAGAGAATTGTGCAACCCGAGTGGAAAGGCCGAACACCGCCGCGGAGTCCTGAAGAGTTTGCTCAAGCTTGGAAAGATAGCCAGCACCGCCGAAACCTGTTGGAGGAGATCGATTCGTTCGAGCAGCAGTACCCTTTTGGCGGAGATACGCACAAGAAGTTTTCGGCCACTCGACGAGCGCATCAGTCCAAAGCGCAGCGATCTTCGTCACCATATACGTTGTCCTACGTGCAGCAAATCAGCCTCAATCTGTGGCGCAGCTTCAAACTACTGATTAGCGAGCCGTGGATGCCCATCACAATGTTGACGACCAATTTCTTCGAATCTCTCATTATCTCAAGCATCTTTTACAACTTGGCACCAAACTCTTCCAGTCTCTACAAGCGTAATCTTCTGATATTCTACACCATTCTCATCAATGCTATGGGTAGCATTATGGAGATTCTCACGCTCTATGGAAAGAGAAAGATCATCGAGAAGCATGCCAGATACGCACTCTATCATCCAAGTGCTGAGGCCTTTGCCGCAATGCTCGTCGACTTACCGTACAAGATGATCAACGCGTTGTTCATCAATGTGCCAATCTATTTTATGACGAATTTACGGCGCGAGTCAGCCGGgccttttttcttcttcctaTTGTTCTCTTTCACTATCACAGTCTCCATGTCCATGATCTTTCGATTCCTCGGCTCCGTTACCAAGACGACCTCGCAAGCTCTGGCGCCCTCAGCTATCATCCTGCTGGCACTGATGCTGTTCAGCGGCTTTGCTATGCCTCAGTCATACCTTAGCGACTGGATTGGATGGATTCGCTGGATCAACCCCGTCTTCTACGCGCAAGAAGGTCTCGCACTAAACGAATTCGTTGGACGGAATTTCACCTGCTCGCAATTTGTCCCGACAGGACCCGGTTACGCAACTGCTACATTGGATGAACGTGTCTGTGATGTTGGTGGAGCGATGCCGGGTTCCAATTCCGTGAATGGTGAAGAGCACCTTCGAGTCGTCTATGGGTTCCTGGCCGGTCATCGCTGGAGAAATTTTGGCATCTTGGTTGCCATCACCATCTTCTTCATGTCTCTCTATCTTGTCGCCGTCGAGCTGGTTTCATCTGAGAGATCCAAGGGCGAAGTGTTGCTTTTCAAGCGTAGGGCGCTGAAGAGTGCCAAGAAAGGTCATGATGATATCGAGACTTTGGGAGGAAAACCGTCGCAGCCAACGATACAGGTAGATGACGACAGCGATAACTCAGACCTCGCGAAGCAAACGTCTGTGTTTCATTGGAACGACGTCTGCTACGATGTGCAAGTCAAAGGCGAGGCCCGCAGGATCCTTGATCACTGTGACGGCTGGGTGAAGCCCGGGACGTTGACAGCACTGATG GGAGTTTCGGGAGCTGGTAAGACGAGCCTTTTAGATGTTCTGGCCAGTCGTGTCACCATGGGTGTTGTTAGTGGAGAGATGCTCGTCGACGGGCAACTACGAGACTCTTCGTTCCAACGCAAGACGGGATACGTCACACAGCAGGACCTTCACCTCCACACAGCGACCGTAAGAGAAGCGTTGAGTTTCAGTGCTCTACTACGACAACCTAAGCGGTACAGCCGAGAAGAGAAGTTGGCCTACGTGGACACAGCGATTGATCTCCTCGGCATGCAGGAGTATGCAGAGGCTGTGATTGGGGACCTGGGCGAGGGGCTTAACGTTGAACAACGTAAACGTTTGACCATTGGAGTAGAGCTAGCTGCCCGACCACAGCTGCTGCTTTTCCTGGACGAACCAACATCGGGTCTCGACAGTCAGACATCGTGGTCAATCTGTGATTTGATGGAGAAGCTGACGAGGAATGGGCAAGCGATTCTCTGTACAATACATCAACCTTCGGCATCGCTATTCCAGAGGTTCGATCGGTTGTTGTTGCTTGCCAGAGGTGGACGGACGGTGTACTTCGGCGACATTGGCAAGAACTCACACATTCTCATCGATTATCTCAGCCGGCACGGAGCTCCAGCCTACCAACCTGGATCCAACCCTGCCGAGTACATGCTGGAGGTGATTGGGGCAGCACCGAAGGCGCATACCGATATCGACTGGCCTGCCGTATGGAGGCAAAGCAACGAATACCAGGCCGTTCAGACTGAGCTTGCGAGGTTATCATCACATGCAGACGAGAAAGGGGCCACATCTACAACAGCAGATCATGATGCATCTACGTACGCGGAGTTCGCTGCAGGTTTTGGTGTGCAGATACGACAGGTGACGAGACGAGTCTTCCAGCAGTACTGGCGCAGTCCTTCGTATATCTTTTCTAAGTCCATCTTGACGTTCGGTTCG GCCTTGTTCATTGGGCTTACGCTCCTCGGCGGTAACAATACCGAACGCGGTCTCCGGAATCAGATGTTTGGCGTTTACATCTTTCTCTTCATCTTCAGCCAGATGGTGCAGCAGATCATGCCGGTCTTTGTCTCTCAGCGTACCATGTACGAAGCCCGCGAGCGGCCGGCGAAATCGTATTCTTGGATGGCATTTATGGGTGCTAATGTCATCGTCGAGATGTTTTGGAACTCT ATCATGGCCATCTTCTCGTTCCTGTTCTGGTTTTATCCCATGAGACTCGATCGCAACGCCGAATGGACAGATTCCGTTCACTCGCGCGGCATGACGCTTTTTCTCATCTGCTGGGTCTTCTTTTTGTTCTCGAGCACGTTTGCGCATCTTATGATTGCTGGTCTTGGCAGCGCCGAGGTTGCGGGTGGGATCATGAATTTGCTTTTCATTCTCATGTTTGCTCTCTGCGG TGTATTGGCTGGCCCGAATGAATTGCCGGGTTTCTGGATCTTCATGTATCGCGTCAACCCGTTCACCTATATTGTAGAGGGTTTCCTCAGCGTCGGCCTCGCCAATGCACCGGTGGTATGCAGCGCTTCTGAGCTGCTGGAGTTCGCCGCACCCGCTAATGGCACCTGTGGTGAGTACATGGCTGCGTATATACTGGAGAAGGGCGGCTACTTGGTGGATGCCGGCACGAACGCTTGCCAGTACTGTGGCATGGCCGACACGAATGCGTTCTTGTCGAGCATGAACATGAGCTTCGACAACAGGTGGCGCGACTTTGGTTTCATTTGGGTATTTTGCGTATTCAATGTCGCTACGGCGGCGGCTTTGTACTGGGCCGTCAGGGTTCCAAAGAATGATTTCAAGA AGTATTCAATCTTGGTACCATTCCGGCAAATGGCAGTTTGGGGAATAAGCCTCACGATTGAGGGGGACTTGGAGTTGCCAAGGAGGTACTGGATG TACAACAACCGCAGTTACGCCTTCCACCACCTGCTCGCTTGGTTCTAG